The stretch of DNA CTCCTCCCTGGAACCTTAATGGCTGTCTTCCGTTCCGAGGTAACGACCCTGACGCTTACACAGACAGACCGTTACCTTAGCAACACGACCAAGGCCAAAGGGAATGGGTTTCCTCTGCAGCACAAATGCATAAATGGACATCAGAGTAATGCATTTCAGTGGTACTTCTACGCTGAACAGGGCAACACTCAGCTAATGTTAAATACATTTGGACCCCAGTAGTTATTCTGTGTTTCTGCTATGTCTCTGGAGTCATTCAACCagctcaaagtgtgtgtgtgtgtgggggggggaggagtgGACGTGTCATTCTGAACTCAAAACAAAATGAGAGTTTACttcaaaaatgttgtttttgtgctGCTAACtctgtgtgttcatgtctgTAGGCGGCAAGCATGCAGGATAATCCTTATGATGGTCATCTGCCTATGGACCAAGCTTCACCCATTAAGAGACAGGATGTCGAAGAAATGCAGATGgaggtaagacacacacacacacacacacacaacacacacacacacacacacacacacacacacacacacacacacacacacacacacacacacacaatctcccagttagagagtacaTGAcacaaacatattctttgtaaatctttacaatcattcaggGTCAAGAATAAACTTTAAACTGCGGTAAATAACTGACTGTTTATTTCTAattctctcgtgtgtgtgtgtgtgtgtgtgtgtgtgtgtgtgtgtgtgtgtgtgtgtgtgtgtgtgtgtgtgtgtgtgtgtgtgtgtgtgtgtgtgtgtgtgtgtgtgtgtgtgtgtgtgtgttttagatgCAGTGCTGCGGTCTGTTCAGTTATGAGGACTGGAAGGGAAACATCCCCGACTCTTGTCTGTGCAGCAAGTTGGATGAGATGGAGGGAAAGTGTCAGACAGTCGACTACGGAGTGAGTTTAAAACAAACGCTCTATCACCTTCAACCGTGGGGTTTTTTCAAATGCAGGTTACTaacttctttttcttctgtggTCTCCTTCAGCAGAAGTCTGTCTACAGCAAGGTCAGTTTACCCAAAATATTGAACTAAAGAGTAAACAAACTAATATCTCATTCATATGATCAGTCAGCTGATTATGATTTATAACGTGTTAAACTTCTCTGTCCAGGCCTGCTTCCCCATCATCTTCTCCGGGATCATGCAGCTCTATGACAGCGTCATGGCGAGCTTCTTAACTCTGGCTGTCCTGGGGGTGAGAATcattaaacactttattttatattagtttCACATCAGTGATTCGAAGCATACCCCCCTCCGGCTATATCTacactgctacgttttggtttaaaaaagcTGTACTGCACAGaatcacaacacaacacaaacatattcATGATTTAAATTAATGTTTAAGTATAACAGTGCTCTGGACCTCAGCGTAACTTCCCGAAAACACAACAGAATATGAGTGAGGTATAGCGAAGTGGGAACCTATGCAGACAAATGCTAATTATGCCACtacagtaggggtgggggaaaaaatcgatacagcatagtatcgcaatactttttttcagtttgtctgcttgacaatctcattttgcagcaataaaattaaagtgagatgaacaaactgagaaatttatctttttagataaaacagatgttgacaaagttttcttttggggacataatttgaaattgggaaaaatttgaagttggaaaaaaggtaataaattgcaatatatcgcagaatattgcaatatgtttaaaatcgcaataatattgtatcgtgacacaagtatcgtgatgatatcgtatcgtgaggcctctggggattcccacccctacacTACAGTGACATTTCCTTAACGGAAAGCTGGTTCACATACTCAATCAGTGGTTTCCAATGAGAATAAAATTTGTCAGTAGAGCCTCTGAGAGTAAACTTTATCCTCTCAAGTTTTAAGAAAGATAACGTGTCACATAGCCAGGCTTTAAACGACAGTGGTAGGGGTGACTTCCACAGAGTCAGAATTCTCAGACGAGCAATTAGGGAGGTAAAAGCAATAACGTTGACTTGAATTGCTGTCAGTTTGAGACCATCCGGAGGTTTGCCGAAGATCGctatatgggggggggggagggacagATCCTCAACGCCAAAACCTTCGCAAACGCGTCAAAATATAGCTGCCAAAAGTTGAACAGGTTGGGGCACGACCAGAACACATGGGTCAACAATAGGAATGAATGTTAACGTACCTTTCTGTTCCCCTCCAGCTCCTGGGCATGGTCCTGTCCTCCGTCATGATCCACCAGCTGCGTTCCCCCAACAGACCCGTTTTCCTGATGACGGCGCCACCCTTCACCAAATCTCCCCAATACGAGGAGCTTCACAACGTTCTTCCTCCAAAGTACTACTAGAGGACCACCGGCTTCCCTCAGACTCGCTGTTAAAGGTCAGGAAGTCCAGCTGTTTGTCCCAGTGTCCAAAGTGCCTAAACGTCCAATGAGGAGTCCCGGCTGTCGGCTCCATCCAGATCAAACGCAAAgcagctttttctttttaagatttattttgggcattttagtaAATTGAGATCTTTGTTTTTATCTGCAGCAACATTATTATTCATTTCGAATGAATGTGATGGGTGTGTGCTTATTGAACGCTTATGTTTTGTACAAATACAACCAGAGAGGGTTGGGTTTGTGGAtgatagaatggttatatagggtatttcacgcTGTTCCTAacagggtatgtaacattggttgggctgaaaatgtctcttttgctgttttttttttttttttattgttttttggcCCTAATGGGACTGGACtgaaacaagagcttttctgccttatatggtctgctcatgaatatttagatgagctgtacactgattggttgagcttagcacacacacacacacacgttccccTCTGTGCCCATGTGATGCGacctagatttagaagactatctgacctcagatcagttagtggcctagtatgtacattttggggcgttacaaagatagaaggtagagccaaatgaggaggagttgAGAAGttaacttttagctttgttcagattGGCCTGTTTTCAACAGCAGTTCCAAATtatgagatttgcagaggaaagaggtgtcaatgggatttagaggttctctGTATGTCCtatatttaccctccaaacttcatttttcaactatgacaaggtagtcggttttgcattctatcgcCCCTTTTTAACGTTTTTCTGTCACTGTTCTTCTGATAATCACAAGCTTATTAGTTCTCAAGAAAATGGTCTCGTTGCTtgaattcagactttttttttctaaggaATTTAGTACCGAAAAATGCTCTTCTGAATAAACGCACAACAGTTTTTCACCAGCAACACAATCTAGCCAAGATGTAGATGTAAGGATGATTTCAGGGtggtttctggttaaacaaaaaggatctgaTCTATAACAGAAAGCTCTATCTCTGCAGGGATCCTTTCCTTAATGTAATTGGGGGTGGGGGACATTAGGTGGGGAGGTCTGGGGCCTTCCTGACCTTGACCCCGGTCCTACAAGACTGGACCAAGACGCTGCCCTGGAATCACATCTGGTTGGTCGGGCTGCAAATGAAATGacggataatttttttttctacaaattgTTACTGTATAATTTTTGTGTATTGTTATACTGCATACttaacagtatatatatttttttaaagatttcttactgtcctttctgttttttattctttatatgcTCTCAAATATGTTGTACTATTGGCCAATAAAGACATTCTCAAAAATGTTGTACCAATGTACATGCAGACCTGTGTTAGAAGGTTTTTcatactttgtttacattgtgaaTCCTGCTTACTGTAAGTGGGTCCAATCACACCACTACTCAGGGTTTCCTGACAAGGTTTGATGCTGAACATTATCTCCTTTCTGTATGATGATGTGGTTCAGGGTTCTGGATATATTTTACACTGTACTTAAAagtctgattttatttttagttgcTCTGTATGGCTGGCACCTActgcagaattgacaataaagtcgccttgacttgactttattgtgttgtataCTCTGTCCCCTGATATATTGGGCATCACATATTTCCCTGTGAGTTACTGATACTTTAAATCAAAGggtaactactttttttttttaaacctggaccctatttccctatgttttaacaacaatctttgacgttggtccagtattaagcgagatcgctgtaCTTAGAGGTAGAGGTTAGAGTAGATTTTTTTCCAATGATAGAATTTAACATTTTTCGAATAGATAATCgatcgctataaaatagaactatataaattactcctggtgtgggaaattcacacacatctaaagtgcaatgttatggaagaaccatttccttcttttcacatccaatatccaaccattttttttttaaaatatatttagcaaactaaacttctgCTTCTGTATGAAAACGTAATGGCAATAAAATGATATTCCGGTCAccagccggtcaatcggtgcatctctagtacaTCGCTATTATTTTTgagcattttcggcctttatttttgacagaacagctgaagacaagaaaggggaatgacatgcagcaaagggccgcaggtcagagtcaaacccgcggctgctgcgtcgaggagtaaacctctatatatgggcgcctgcccTACCAGGTGAGCGATCCGGGCGCACCTGACGCACATTGTTGATGAAGGCTACTTGTTCTTTACTTTGAGTGTTTTCCACTCTATACTTTTAATCTACTACATAGTAAATGTTTTCCAGTGATGGAATGGAACTAACTTAGTACATTTACTTATTGAACTACTCATCATTGTACtcctactttacttgagtatttcaatTTTGCTTTATACTTTgactagcctgggtaaaccccgacgaacttccggcaaatttgagatttgctctgcaagtccgtctggcccatagacagtatatataagaatggaccaatagaccccgtgtctctggaccgagaccagtgaaggatatcagaagtctctttcccggtgctggctgagcgttactgagcagcctccaactgagcttgaagacgtagatgtgacgtgagcaacctgtctgaaagtgtgaagtcttctggtagctgtgccgagagaaatctcaatcattcccaatcttacagagacggagagcgtaggtatatgtaaggagataacataggcacaggctaattactgatcactaacatgctagttaacattagtcattaaacctaaacagataatggaagtccaaactgcctgtgagcttctcctgtactatacggtaattcctctactgtgtgacagtaatggtgcgttctttttgtcttgtaatcgcgactagtagctcgagcgtggcgtcacatccgtgtcgaaaaacgaataaccgcgcgggttgttgcgttctttttgtcacacgatactacgagtcggagaaaagatggatttttgtaacatttttagtaacatttaggattctattcacccagttattgacatattacacacatatatttcacagtttgatacatgaaaattacgttttgattaacgttaacgttaggctactgctctgctttctgctcaagactcggcttaaagccattgttgtcatatagcaaccgagtgtctctagccaatttcagctgcacaagctacaaaataactaatcaggcggtatttaactcctaataagactgtagagacatgcctataggtagcagtatacagcgctgtttaactcctaataagactgtagagacatgcctataggtagcagtatacagcgctatgtttaactcctaataagactgtagagacatgcctataggtagcagtatacagcgctatgtttaactcctaataagactgtagagacatgcctataggtagcagtatacagcgctatgtgtacgacttcttcatttggttacaacaaagacaaaagcgcttaaaattgtagataaccacaatgtttactacgtgtgatgcacgacgtagccatctttgaaagtgagctcggggtcctctgagttcagacgacttgacgagtcgtatatatacgacctcgggggggcgttctttttgcaacttccgggtcgtaactccggaaaacaactcgtaaaacgacttcggtggacaaaaagaacgcaccataagtctcgtggttatgacccaatcgttagcctattgttataaaagcgtctgctacggagccataacgtgagctacaaggtaatggagccttttatacattgtcgtgtttctttagaaataaacaacggacaaatagagtctttaaactcttcagatgtaaagttattcgctgtcaaagtgacgtcagaatgaatgggagtcaatgggatgctaacgggaggtgatggcttgttagcatcaaaatggcgccataggaggttcgagttctgaagcgaagcttacccccttggtctgGCCatgagcccattcaagcccatttccaatttttccaaatcgaggcaccaatcactaCCGTTGAGACGGgatttacacgatgacgatcgctctgattggttgaaggactatccaattgcggcccagaggcatttgagcagcgtccgttggtgacgcccctttggaaatgggctgtgaatgaagcttcccactcagttgtaactgagagtgggtctggtgtcaaccaggctagacTTTTAcgccactacatctcagagggaaatattgtacttttttttctgcactacatttatctatattagctttagttacttaacAGTTTcagaataataatacaaattataATCAGCTAATAAATTATGTGTtattatagattaaactacccggTGGTTtataaagtcattaaaatgAGCTCTatctttaccagctgcaacattcaAGTTGTGAATTTACATTAATGCATCAGTCATCATAATACAATAGTATTTatacatagtatatatataataaaataaataggcctacaataatataatatatattattttgcagaatgagtacttttacttttggtactctTTTGTTCTTGagtaaggttttgaatgcaggacttttaataGTAGCAGACAGTAGGCTATTTTAAACTGTGGGAtaattactacttttacttgagtagcgTTACaagagtacttcttccaccgcgtTTTTTTCACCTCTAACTGCTGGTGACATTTTGATCAAGAATTGACGTAACATTACGTATTTAAGTAGCCTAGAGagatgttgtttttgtttttcagtggaTCCACATTTCTAGTTAACACACCGCCCATTCCTCAAACCCCCCAAACAGCCTCTCAGGGCAGCGATCTTAATCTCATCTGCTTtcccataacacacacacagctcccagAGGAAAGCATTTAACATTTGTCTTCCCAGAATGAAGCCCCCTACTTTCTAGCCACCGGGAATCGCCATATCGgtatcatggatgtattaagagaacggcaGCGGGAGATTTTCCCATGGATTTCCCGTTTCCTGGGAAGGCGAAGGTACTatgtcccgccctactctgcctctgattcgCTTACCCTTTTATTTTAGCACTTACCGTAACCAATCCCACTTCATGCCAAAACCTAACCAATCCAAACAAAGAAAGGAACGAGTagtagccaatcagagacaGAGTAGGGCGGGTAATGTCTTCGCCCTCCTAGGAAAACAGCGGGCAGCGCCTTGGCGCCTTCTCCATCCTCGTCAttcccttatatactgtctatggtcatTTCATGCGTCATATATTTACTGGAAGcccccttatatactgtctatggaagcccccttatatactgtctatggaagcccccttatatactgtctatggaagcccccttatatactgtctatggaagCCCCCCCGTCCTCCCCCCGGTCTCTCCCTGTCACTTTAAACCAGCACCCTCCCGGTCTCTCCTCACGTCTCCGCTGCAGTCGGACCTTCATCACCTTTAAGAACAATACTAGTGTTGTTTTCCCATCTTTAAACATGCCTCAGGTCAACAGCTGCCTAAAATGGCTCCTAGCCGTCTTCAACGTCATCTTCGCGGTGAGTTTGCACTTCTTAATAACCGTTATTATAAATGGCCGCCATTGATTCTCCGATCGAACTTTGGGAATAAAAAGTGCGCAGTGGACGTCCCGAGTCTCTCAGACaactttttaattctttaaaaatatgtttaatacataatataaacaTTTTTATCAGCGATTTTTTTGAATTGAAAAACAACCATATTTGACTGCTAACTTTTGTAGCAGACTTCCAAcagaagctagctagctagctagctagctaagtaacGTTAACTTGAAGTGTAAACAAACtgatttaaaagttaaaaatatgtattcttttttatttattgaaaaatatgtttattgtctatttttgGGATTTAAAACGTCTAAATATTTTtatgtaattaaataaattCAACATTACTTGGCCATTATGTATTTAATTATTGCATTTTTAGTGTCTAAAATAGTTTTTAAGCAATTCTTTTACTTAGTTTGCTGTTTTATGTaggaaatcaataaaaaaaatttaggtttgtctttgttttagtAGAAAAACCTATTGCAGCTTTTATTAGCAATTTTATCAAAGCAATTGAATATGTTTAGCATGTTGGTTTGTgaaaaagtaaagtagaaaaGGTAGTGAGAAATGCCAACTGCGATTTATCTAAAGATGATGTTATTGAAAGCAAAGTTACCCAATTTAGCATGACATAAAACTAGAAAAAAAATAGCAGATCTAAACAATTCAAAAAGCTGGAACCatcaaatgttttgtatttttttcttgaaaAGTATCTTAtaagattaaaataaaatagttgcagatggcagggtttcccccagtgatgtagtctacgtgatacccactaagaaagctccaggatttccatatagcCACATTTTTAGCTAAAATCCAACAAAATGGCAGACTTCGTTGAAATGTAAAAGAACAGTTGCCAAAAAAACACTAATGActcactcaattctcattggctacctgctaatgtggcaggtagattgacacGCAGCGTTAGCCGGCAATTGCGGCGCGTAGTCGGGTGTTAACTTCAGGCCCTGGTTATCGTAAAtactttatttctatttctgtctATAGTTATGGCGACAAAACGTGAGAGAGCGTGAGCTCCGTTACAGTCGAGCTGTGTGTTCACTTTAATTATCTGTCGATCGACCAATCGATTAACGGCGCGCTTGATTTATTTCATTCCTCTGATTACAGGCTGTAACATCAGTAGGGCtgtgtgctcgattgaagaaattctcagtcgactaacaactcattcaattgtaccgact from Perca fluviatilis chromosome 23, GENO_Pfluv_1.0, whole genome shotgun sequence encodes:
- the LOC120553565 gene encoding tetraspanin-8-like isoform X1, whose product is MPQVNSCLKWLLTIFNILFAIVGIVIITLGLTSQFNYVNGVMNLDLKQSHFYIVGSIVMVIAILGAVGAYNESKACLVLFLVCMILGSIAMLLPGTLMAVFRSEAASMQDNPYDGHLPMDQASPIKRQDVEEMQMEMQCCGLFSYEDWKGNIPDSCLCSKLDEMEGKCQTVDYGQKSVYSKACFPIIFSGIMQLYDSVMASFLTLAVLGLLGMVLSSVMIHQLRSPNRPVFLMTAPPFTKSPQYEELHNVLPPKYY
- the LOC120553565 gene encoding tetraspanin-8-like isoform X2; protein product: MPQVNSCLKWLLTIFNILFAIVGIVIITLGLTSQFNYVNGVMNLDLKQSHFYIVGSIVMVIAILGAVGAYNESKACLVLFLVCMILGSIAMLLPGTLMAVFRSEAASMQDNPYDGHLPMDQASPIKRQDVEEMQMEMQCCGLFSYEDWKGNIPDSCLCSKLDEMEGKCQTVDYGKSVYSKACFPIIFSGIMQLYDSVMASFLTLAVLGLLGMVLSSVMIHQLRSPNRPVFLMTAPPFTKSPQYEELHNVLPPKYY